In Janibacter cremeus, a genomic segment contains:
- a CDS encoding ammonium transporter has product METTLDTGLTAWMLVSASLVLLMTPGLALFYGGMVRTKSVLNMMMMSYGAMAVVGVVYVLWGWSMSYASDSVGGIVGNPLTHFGLADSITDASGEFVLDGGLPVIVDVGFQVTFAIITVALISGAIADRVRFGTWLVFAGLWSTLAYFPMAHMVWGGGLLSADGPFAGIAEPIDFAGGTVVHINAGVAALVLAVVVGRRAGFGSVVLRPHNLPLVMLGAALLWFGWFGFNAGSAYGANGVAGLAWVNTTTATCAAILGWLLVEKIRDGHATSLGAASGIVAGLVAVTPAAGSVSPVGSLALGAVAGALSALAVGLKFRLGYDDSLDVVGVHLVAGLWGTVAIGFLATETGLLYGGGVAQLVVQVIIALVAVIISALVTIVIALVLKHTMGWRISEDDESSGIDASTHAESGYDFGGLGAPRSTAFLGASGPVPTPVAAAGTTSEVRS; this is encoded by the coding sequence ATGGAAACCACACTCGACACCGGCCTGACCGCCTGGATGCTCGTCAGCGCATCACTCGTGCTGCTGATGACCCCCGGGCTCGCCCTCTTCTACGGCGGGATGGTCCGCACGAAGTCCGTCCTGAACATGATGATGATGTCCTACGGCGCCATGGCCGTCGTGGGCGTCGTCTACGTCCTGTGGGGGTGGTCGATGTCCTACGCGAGCGACTCCGTCGGTGGCATCGTCGGCAACCCCTTGACCCACTTCGGCCTCGCCGACTCGATCACCGATGCCTCGGGGGAGTTCGTCCTCGACGGTGGCCTGCCCGTCATCGTCGACGTGGGCTTCCAGGTGACCTTCGCCATCATCACCGTGGCCCTCATCAGCGGCGCCATCGCCGACCGGGTCAGGTTCGGCACCTGGCTGGTCTTCGCCGGGCTGTGGTCGACGCTCGCGTACTTCCCGATGGCCCACATGGTCTGGGGTGGCGGCCTGCTCAGCGCCGACGGTCCCTTCGCCGGCATCGCCGAACCGATCGACTTCGCCGGTGGCACGGTCGTGCACATCAACGCCGGTGTCGCCGCCCTCGTCCTCGCCGTCGTCGTCGGGCGTCGAGCGGGTTTCGGCTCGGTCGTCCTGCGTCCGCACAACCTGCCGCTGGTCATGCTCGGTGCCGCCCTCCTGTGGTTCGGGTGGTTCGGCTTCAATGCCGGCTCGGCCTACGGGGCCAACGGCGTCGCCGGGCTGGCCTGGGTCAACACCACGACGGCGACCTGCGCCGCGATCCTCGGCTGGCTGCTCGTGGAGAAGATTCGGGATGGCCACGCGACGTCGCTCGGTGCCGCCTCCGGCATCGTCGCCGGTCTGGTCGCGGTCACCCCGGCGGCAGGGTCGGTCTCCCCGGTGGGCTCGCTCGCACTCGGCGCTGTCGCCGGTGCCCTCAGCGCGTTGGCCGTGGGCCTGAAGTTTCGCCTCGGCTACGACGACAGCCTCGACGTCGTCGGCGTCCACCTCGTCGCCGGTCTCTGGGGCACGGTGGCCATCGGGTTCCTGGCCACGGAGACCGGACTGCTCTACGGCGGTGGCGTCGCCCAGCTCGTCGTGCAGGTCATCATCGCCCTCGTCGCAGTGATCATCTCGGCGCTCGTCACGATCGTCATCGCCCTCGTCCTGAAGCACACGATGGGCTGGCGGATCAGCGAGGACGACGAGTCCAGTGGCATCGATGCTTCGACGCACGCTGAGTCCGGCTACGACTTCGGGGGCCTGGGCGCACCTCGCTCCACCGCATTCCTCGGGGCCAGCGGCCCCGTTCCCACCCCGGTCGCTGCGGCCGGAACCACCTCGGAGGTCCGCTCATGA
- a CDS encoding M13 family metallopeptidase, which produces MTDTHSATAAAVDFRGPVDPEVRPQDDLFGHVNNHWLESVEIPADRGRYGVFDVLRERAESNVRTLIEEVGADPDSPIDSIAGKVGALYRSFLDEERAEQLGARPLAELLSAVDTVDSVADLVTLTGRLARDGVSGFVQPFVNTDDKDSSRYVVYLEQGGLGLPDESYYRQSQHEATVTAYRGHVARLLALATDMEPAAATDAAERVVDLETRLAQDHWDRVANRDPIRTYTLMDADQLADLTPRIDWAAWATALGASAPFAEVVVRQPDFLRGLSSLLNSVDLAVWRDWLRLRIVQSLAAYLDSRIVEEEFDFVGRTLSGIPEQRARWKRGVSLVDASLGEAVGELYVERHFPPAARERMVTLVDNLVEAFRRSFAQSSWMSQETQQEATRKLAAFTPKIGHPVRWRDYSALQIVEGDLVGNVRRVAAFEVDRALGKLGGPVDRDEWFLTPQTVNAYYNPGLNEIVFPAAILQPPFFDAEGDDADNYGGIGAVIGHEIGHGFDDAGSTFDGHGNLRDWWTESDREAFEERRDALIEQFDVRETRHAPGHTVNGALTVGENIGDIGGLAIGHAAYRIAVGERAAETDDSGLTGDQRFFTNWARVWCGDARTEEAIRLLSLDPHSPQDVRGNAVRNIDAFHEAFGTGEGDGMWLDPAERVSLF; this is translated from the coding sequence ATGACCGACACCCACTCCGCCACTGCCGCTGCCGTGGACTTCCGCGGCCCCGTCGACCCGGAGGTGCGTCCGCAGGACGACCTCTTCGGCCACGTGAACAACCACTGGTTGGAGTCCGTCGAGATCCCCGCGGACCGTGGTCGCTACGGCGTCTTCGACGTCCTGCGCGAGCGCGCCGAGAGCAACGTGCGCACCCTCATCGAGGAGGTCGGCGCCGACCCCGACAGCCCGATCGACTCGATCGCCGGCAAGGTGGGCGCGCTCTACCGCTCCTTCCTCGACGAGGAGCGCGCCGAGCAGCTCGGCGCGCGCCCGCTGGCCGAGCTGCTCAGCGCCGTCGACACGGTGGACTCCGTGGCCGATCTCGTCACGCTCACCGGCCGGCTGGCCCGGGACGGTGTCAGCGGCTTCGTCCAGCCCTTCGTCAACACCGACGACAAGGACTCCTCGCGCTACGTCGTCTACCTCGAGCAGGGTGGGCTCGGGCTTCCCGACGAGTCGTACTACCGGCAGTCGCAGCACGAGGCGACGGTCACCGCGTACCGGGGGCACGTCGCGCGTCTGCTCGCCCTGGCGACCGACATGGAGCCGGCTGCCGCGACCGACGCCGCCGAGCGGGTCGTCGACCTGGAGACCCGGCTGGCCCAGGACCACTGGGACCGGGTGGCCAACCGCGACCCGATCCGCACCTACACCCTCATGGACGCTGATCAGCTCGCCGACCTCACGCCCCGGATCGACTGGGCCGCCTGGGCCACCGCCCTGGGGGCGTCCGCTCCCTTCGCCGAGGTCGTCGTACGCCAGCCCGACTTCCTGCGCGGGCTGTCCTCCCTGCTCAACTCGGTCGACCTGGCCGTCTGGCGCGACTGGTTGCGTCTGCGCATCGTGCAGTCGCTGGCCGCCTACCTCGACAGCCGCATCGTCGAGGAGGAGTTCGACTTCGTCGGCCGCACCCTCTCGGGGATCCCGGAGCAGCGGGCCCGGTGGAAGCGTGGCGTCTCCCTCGTCGACGCCTCACTCGGCGAGGCCGTCGGTGAGCTCTACGTCGAGCGCCACTTCCCGCCGGCGGCCCGCGAGCGCATGGTCACCCTCGTCGACAACCTCGTCGAGGCCTTCCGCCGCTCCTTCGCGCAGTCCTCGTGGATGAGTCAGGAGACCCAGCAGGAGGCCACGAGGAAGCTGGCGGCCTTCACCCCGAAGATCGGCCACCCCGTCCGGTGGCGCGACTACTCCGCCCTGCAGATCGTCGAGGGCGATCTCGTCGGCAACGTGCGCCGGGTCGCCGCCTTCGAGGTCGACCGGGCGCTCGGCAAGCTCGGCGGCCCGGTCGACCGCGACGAGTGGTTCCTCACCCCGCAGACGGTCAACGCCTACTACAACCCCGGGCTGAACGAGATCGTCTTCCCCGCGGCCATCCTCCAGCCGCCCTTCTTCGACGCCGAGGGGGATGATGCCGACAACTACGGCGGCATCGGTGCGGTCATCGGCCACGAGATCGGGCACGGCTTCGACGACGCCGGCTCGACCTTCGACGGCCATGGCAACCTGCGCGACTGGTGGACCGAGTCCGACCGGGAGGCCTTCGAGGAGCGCCGCGACGCCCTCATCGAGCAGTTCGACGTCCGCGAGACGCGGCATGCGCCCGGCCACACCGTCAACGGCGCCCTGACCGTCGGGGAGAACATCGGCGACATCGGGGGACTGGCCATCGGTCACGCTGCCTACCGGATCGCTGTCGGCGAGCGTGCCGCGGAGACCGACGACTCCGGCCTGACCGGGGACCAGCGCTTCTTCACCAACTGGGCCCGGGTCTGGTGCGGCGACGCCCGCACCGAAGAGGCCATCCGGTTGCTGTCGCTCGACCCGCACAGCCCCCAGGACGTGCGGGGCAACGCCGTGCGCAACATCGACGCCTTCCACGAGGCCTTCGGTACCGGCGAGGGCGACGGCATGTGGCTCGACCCGGCCGAGCGCGTCAGCCTCTTCTGA
- the ffh gene encoding signal recognition particle protein, with translation MFTSLSDRLTATFKNLRGKGRLSESDVNKTVRDIRMALIDADVALPVVKDFTRAVRERATGAEVSGALNPAQQVIKIVNEELVTILGGNTRTIEFAKRPPTVIMLAGLQGSGKTTFAGKLGAWLKDQGHTPVLVAADLQRPNAVTQLEVTGERAGLPVFAPERGNLGGHDAVRDSGEGTQSFGDPVAVSRAGVAHAQSQHHDVVIVDTAGRLAVDEALMQQAADIREAVRPDEVLFVIDAMIGQAAVETAQAFMEGVDFTGVVLSKLDGDARGGAALSVAGTTGRPIMFASVGEQTRDIEVFHPDRMASRILDMGDVLTLIEQAERAFERGQAEEMQRKFLAEEDFTFDDFLQQMSAIKKMGSLKSMLKMMPGMGQMSAQLDNLDEREFDRIEAMVRSMTTFERTHPKQINGSRRSRIAKGSGVSVSEVNQLLERFGQAQKMMKQMARGGGGMPGMPGMPGGGGGGAGRKKGKQQQRKKGKSGNPAKRAQQEREAAEKASGRTSSPGSAFGAGESSQPDPADLDPSQLPEGFGKFLGK, from the coding sequence GTGTTCACCAGCCTGTCCGACCGCCTGACCGCGACGTTCAAGAACCTTCGCGGCAAGGGACGTCTGTCCGAGTCCGATGTCAACAAGACCGTCCGGGACATCCGGATGGCCCTGATCGACGCCGATGTGGCGCTGCCCGTGGTCAAGGACTTCACCCGGGCCGTGCGCGAGCGGGCCACCGGGGCCGAGGTCAGTGGTGCGCTCAACCCGGCGCAGCAGGTCATCAAGATCGTCAACGAGGAGCTCGTGACGATCCTGGGTGGCAACACCCGCACGATCGAGTTCGCGAAGCGGCCGCCAACGGTCATCATGCTCGCGGGCCTGCAGGGGTCGGGCAAGACGACGTTCGCCGGCAAGCTGGGTGCCTGGCTCAAGGACCAGGGCCACACGCCGGTCCTCGTCGCGGCCGACCTGCAGCGCCCCAACGCCGTCACCCAGCTCGAGGTGACCGGCGAGCGGGCCGGACTGCCGGTCTTCGCTCCCGAGCGCGGCAACCTCGGCGGGCACGACGCCGTCCGCGACTCCGGGGAGGGCACCCAGTCCTTCGGCGACCCGGTCGCCGTCAGCCGCGCCGGCGTCGCGCACGCGCAGTCCCAGCACCACGACGTCGTCATCGTCGACACCGCGGGTCGGCTCGCGGTGGACGAGGCGCTGATGCAGCAGGCGGCGGACATCCGCGAGGCGGTCCGACCCGACGAAGTCCTCTTCGTCATCGACGCGATGATCGGTCAGGCGGCCGTCGAGACCGCCCAGGCGTTCATGGAGGGCGTCGACTTCACCGGTGTCGTGCTCTCGAAGCTCGACGGTGACGCCCGCGGTGGAGCCGCACTGTCCGTCGCGGGCACCACCGGTCGCCCGATCATGTTCGCCTCCGTCGGTGAGCAGACCCGCGACATCGAGGTCTTCCACCCCGACCGGATGGCCAGCCGCATCCTCGACATGGGTGACGTCCTCACCCTCATCGAGCAGGCGGAACGCGCCTTCGAGCGTGGTCAGGCCGAGGAGATGCAGCGCAAGTTCCTCGCCGAGGAGGACTTCACCTTCGACGACTTCCTGCAGCAGATGTCGGCCATCAAGAAGATGGGCTCGCTGAAGTCGATGCTGAAGATGATGCCGGGCATGGGACAGATGTCCGCCCAGCTGGACAACCTCGACGAGCGCGAGTTCGACCGCATCGAGGCGATGGTGCGCTCGATGACCACCTTCGAGCGCACCCACCCCAAGCAGATCAACGGGTCGCGCCGCTCGCGCATCGCCAAGGGCTCCGGCGTGAGCGTCTCCGAGGTCAACCAGCTGCTCGAGCGCTTCGGCCAGGCACAGAAGATGATGAAGCAGATGGCCCGCGGTGGTGGCGGCATGCCCGGCATGCCCGGCATGCCGGGTGGCGGCGGCGGGGGAGCCGGCCGCAAGAAGGGCAAGCAGCAGCAGCGCAAGAAGGGCAAGTCGGGCAACCCGGCCAAGCGCGCCCAGCAGGAGCGGGAGGCGGCCGAGAAGGCGTCCGGGCGCACGAGTTCCCCCGGCTCGGCCTTCGGCGCGGGAGAGTCGAGCCAGCCGGACCCGGCCGACCTCGACCCGAGCCAGCTGCCCGAGGGCTTCGGGAAGTTCCTCGGCAAGTGA
- a CDS encoding P-II family nitrogen regulator has translation MKLITAIVKPHRIDDVKEALESFGITGMTVSEASGFGRQRGHSEVYRGAEYVVDFVPKIRLEILVEDVDAGPVVDAVVTASRTGRIGDGKVWVTPVEDVVRVRTGEKGEEAL, from the coding sequence ATGAAGCTCATCACGGCCATCGTCAAGCCCCACCGGATCGACGACGTGAAGGAAGCGTTGGAGTCCTTCGGGATCACGGGCATGACCGTCAGCGAGGCCAGTGGATTCGGTCGCCAGCGCGGCCACAGCGAGGTCTACCGGGGCGCCGAGTACGTCGTCGACTTCGTGCCGAAGATCCGCCTGGAGATCCTGGTCGAGGACGTCGATGCCGGCCCGGTCGTCGATGCCGTCGTGACCGCATCCCGTACCGGACGCATCGGCGACGGCAAGGTCTGGGTGACCCCCGTCGAGGACGTCGTCCGCGTTCGCACGGGTGAGAAGGGGGAGGAGGCCCTGTGA
- a CDS encoding DUF4333 domain-containing protein: MPTWAWIIGGVAALTLFCICGVGGLVFIGVMNAEDSPTQEQTESTTSGSTTDEPSTPGSSTSEPSATSTTPTAPDSSVPTPPEGTTPNTSSLNQLPKDDVEKHVAKGLSGAGHTRDDISCPEHLVLIKGRTTTCTAPVPGDPGARSDVEVTVDWAVIDDDNRVSFYLSFQQSLN; this comes from the coding sequence GTGCCCACCTGGGCGTGGATCATCGGTGGCGTCGCAGCCCTGACCCTCTTTTGCATCTGCGGTGTCGGCGGGCTGGTGTTCATCGGCGTCATGAACGCCGAGGACTCGCCCACACAGGAACAGACCGAGTCGACCACGTCCGGGTCGACCACCGACGAACCCAGCACCCCCGGATCCAGCACCTCCGAACCCAGCGCCACGAGCACCACTCCGACGGCGCCGGACAGTTCGGTCCCGACGCCCCCAGAGGGGACGACGCCGAACACCAGCAGCCTGAACCAGCTGCCCAAGGACGATGTGGAGAAGCACGTCGCCAAAGGGTTGAGCGGCGCTGGACACACCAGGGACGACATCTCCTGCCCAGAGCATCTCGTGCTCATCAAGGGCAGGACGACGACCTGCACGGCCCCCGTACCCGGCGATCCGGGCGCGCGCTCGGACGTCGAGGTCACGGTTGACTGGGCGGTCATCGACGACGACAACCGGGTCTCGTTCTACCTGTCCTTCCAGCAGTCGCTGAACTGA
- a CDS encoding DUF309 domain-containing protein, whose amino-acid sequence MARDRDGQGRAENARPRDALGRPLPHGATGVERVEARERTPHEALTLAQDYLDREMPFHAHEVLEEQWKSLPQQAPERALWQGLAQLAVGLTHQRRGNPRGARTVTSRGREAIAPFATDPPHGIDVGGLVAWAQAVVDDPAADAPVPHLVA is encoded by the coding sequence ATGGCTCGAGACCGTGATGGGCAGGGGCGTGCCGAGAACGCCCGACCCCGCGACGCGCTCGGCCGTCCGCTGCCGCACGGTGCCACCGGGGTCGAGCGGGTCGAGGCGCGTGAGCGCACGCCGCACGAGGCGTTGACGCTGGCCCAGGACTACCTGGACCGGGAGATGCCCTTCCACGCCCACGAGGTCCTCGAGGAGCAGTGGAAGTCGCTGCCGCAGCAGGCGCCGGAGCGTGCCCTGTGGCAGGGCCTGGCCCAGCTCGCGGTCGGCCTGACCCACCAGCGCCGTGGCAACCCGCGCGGAGCGCGGACGGTGACCTCTCGCGGGAGGGAGGCCATCGCCCCCTTCGCCACGGACCCGCCCCACGGCATCGATGTGGGCGGTCTCGTGGCCTGGGCGCAGGCGGTCGTGGACGACCCGGCAGCCGACGCGCCGGTGCCCCACCTGGTGGCCTGA
- the ftsY gene encoding signal recognition particle-docking protein FtsY, with product MGIDTLTEYILVAVALLVLLGGMAVGLLRGRGGKSKELPPEHRPPERPKGSADHRSGTIVLDRPSEHAKPEETKGDETPDDEGLAGKTAETPAEEPADPTLAEPGPAEQTPVDEEPAAATTTPQATPEATTDEDFTPVESDADERARTAATAPTAEPTESDAAPQEAPTTEPEAAPEPEPAPEPELDAPAPTRDRMRSLRSRLARSNGAIGKGLLALLSQGSLTEEDWEDVEDTLLAADLGMEPTTELVDSLRERVSVDGTTDPEVAKDWLYQDLLKLVDPTMDRGLAASRVDGRPACILVVGVNGTGKTTTVGKLARVLVANDRDVVLGAADTFRAAAADQLETWGARVGVPTIRSDRDGADPAAVAFDAVKAGHEMESDAVIVDTAGRLHNKVGLMDELAKVKRVIEKQNPIDEVLLVLDATTGQNGLAQAKVFAEAVNITGVVLTKLDGTAKGGIVVAVQRTLDVPVKLVGLGEGPDDLAPFVPEAFVDAIVG from the coding sequence ATGGGTATCGACACGTTGACCGAGTACATCCTCGTGGCCGTCGCGCTGCTGGTCCTCCTCGGGGGGATGGCAGTGGGCCTGCTGCGCGGCAGGGGCGGGAAGAGCAAGGAGCTCCCGCCGGAGCACCGCCCCCCGGAGCGCCCCAAGGGCTCCGCCGACCACCGCAGCGGCACGATCGTGCTCGACCGGCCGAGTGAGCATGCCAAGCCGGAGGAGACGAAGGGGGATGAGACCCCGGATGACGAGGGACTGGCTGGGAAGACCGCAGAGACGCCCGCTGAGGAGCCCGCGGACCCCACCCTCGCAGAGCCCGGTCCCGCAGAGCAGACGCCGGTCGACGAGGAGCCCGCCGCGGCCACCACGACCCCGCAGGCCACGCCGGAGGCCACGACCGACGAGGACTTCACGCCCGTCGAGTCCGACGCGGATGAGCGCGCGCGGACCGCTGCCACCGCACCGACCGCGGAGCCGACCGAGTCCGACGCCGCACCGCAGGAGGCACCCACGACGGAGCCCGAGGCGGCGCCCGAGCCCGAGCCTGCACCAGAACCAGAGCTCGACGCCCCTGCCCCGACCCGGGACCGGATGCGTTCGTTGCGCTCCCGCCTGGCGCGTTCCAACGGTGCGATCGGCAAGGGCCTGCTCGCGCTCCTGTCCCAGGGGTCGTTGACCGAGGAGGACTGGGAGGACGTCGAGGACACCCTCCTGGCGGCCGATCTGGGCATGGAGCCGACCACCGAGCTCGTCGACTCCCTGCGCGAGCGCGTGTCCGTCGACGGCACCACCGACCCCGAGGTCGCCAAGGACTGGCTCTACCAGGACCTGCTGAAGCTCGTGGACCCCACCATGGACCGAGGCCTCGCGGCCAGCCGTGTGGACGGCCGGCCGGCCTGCATCCTCGTCGTCGGGGTCAACGGCACCGGCAAGACGACGACCGTCGGCAAGCTCGCCCGCGTCCTCGTCGCCAACGACCGCGACGTGGTCCTCGGCGCGGCGGACACCTTCCGCGCCGCGGCGGCCGACCAGCTCGAGACGTGGGGCGCGCGTGTCGGAGTGCCGACCATCCGCAGCGACCGCGATGGCGCCGACCCGGCCGCCGTCGCCTTCGACGCGGTCAAGGCAGGCCACGAGATGGAGTCCGACGCGGTGATCGTCGACACGGCGGGCCGGCTGCACAACAAGGTCGGCCTCATGGACGAGCTGGCCAAGGTCAAGCGCGTCATCGAGAAGCAGAATCCGATCGACGAGGTGCTCCTCGTCCTGGACGCGACGACCGGGCAGAACGGCCTGGCCCAGGCCAAGGTCTTCGCCGAGGCGGTCAACATCACCGGCGTCGTGCTGACCAAGCTCGACGGCACCGCGAAGGGGGGCATCGTCGTCGCCGTCCAGCGCACGCTCGACGTGCCGGTCAAGCTCGTCGGCCTCGGTGAGGGCCCGGACGACCTGGCGCCCTTCGTCCCGGAGGCCTTCGTCGACGCGATCGTCGGCTGA